GGAATATAAATCAAGTATGATTTATCTGTAGAATCATAACTTGAATAATTCAGTATGTGTTCCCAGTTTGGATAGGAAGCAGTACTGCAACTTTAATGATTTCCGTGACTTTGCTTCCTCTCCTCAGACTGACTGTTTTGACATGCTTTTAGTACGAACCCGTTAATAATTTAACACGGAAATTGATGGTAAATGCTTTTGAATATGTACACTAAAGCAAGGAGACTTTCGCAAGTGAATAATGTTCaggtttgtcacgttctgacctttatttcctttgttttgtatttattttagtatggtcagggcgtgcgttggggtgggcagtctgtttgtttttctatgatttgggtatttctatgtttcggcctagtatggttctcaatcagaggcaggtgtcattagttgtctctgattgagaatcatacttaggtagcctgggtttcacttgtttgtgggtgattgttcctgtctctgtgtttgcaccagatagggctgttttaggtttgcacggttcttgtttttgttagtctGTTCATGTGTAGAGTCTtgattaaagaaccatgaatagaaaccacgctgcgttttggtccgcctctccttcaccgcaaGTAAACCGTTACAAGGTGTTACAGCTAGAATCCTTCATTTCAACAATAACAAAGTGGGCACCCCGCCTCTTTTGGTAAAAAGCTCAGGGTTTGccttggagaaatgtaaccactctaaaATTCTTAGGccgagctatggatgcaaggactgaccatccatgatatcaacgtTATAGTTTTAACAGTGTTTTGAGGCTCTACAGTGTTCgttaaaatgtacattgtttaTTCACATTGGCGTTTGTTTATTAacattgagtctcatagcaaaggttctgaatacttacacTACCGGTGAATAAggtgaagagacttgcttgggccaagaaacatgcaATGGACttcagaccggtggaaatctgtcctttggtcttctgagtccaaatttgagatttttggttccaaccggcccgtctttgtgagatgcagagtaggtgatcAGATTATCActgcatgtgtgattcccaccatgaagcttggaggaggaggtgtgatggtgtggggtgctttgctggtgacactgtctgatgtatttagaattcaaggcacactcaactagcatggctaccacagcattctgaagtgatatgccatcccatctggttttcgtttcatgggactatcatttgtttttcaacaggacaatgacccaactcaCCTCCAGGCTTTGTGAGGGCAATGTGACCAAGAAGTTTAGTGATGAAGTGATgccctggcctccataatcacctgacaacaatgtttgatatgagtctggaaggagagtttacagtctagccagacacctaggtacttatagatgtccacatattctaggtcggaaccatccagggtggtgatgctcgtcgggcgtgcgggtgcaggcagcgaacggttgaaaagcatgcatttggttttactcgcgtttaatagctgtcaggacccggttacgaacccgggtctccggagtgagaaacagtcacttaaccaactgagccacgaatagtcagcagaacccagaagatgaggcagacacagcagtgcttgagatggtgtatttaatgaagtaaaaagtgaagttcttcaggaaaacatgtaactccacaacctcaaaaggaattccacaagaacaaaggtaatcctccaagacaaaaaaggtaaatccacaaggaaggtatagcacaaaaagcctcaaaagatactcaaaaacaaacaaacaagaacaaaaaaacagaattccacaagagagtccaccgggatcaacaagagttcacagagtactagggctgggtgctaacatacaaacacagagcaaagaactgaggaaaacaaagggtttaaatacaatcaggggaaacgaggcacaggtgcaaataataatggggatcaagggaaaacaaaaggtcaaaaggcacaatgggggcatctagtgaccaaaaaccggaacaaccctggccaaatcctgacaaaagcagttggaggccacggaaggagtgttgtatggcattgacgctcgtttggaggttagatagcacagtgtccaaggaagggccagaagtatacagaatggtgtcgtctgcgtggaggtggatcagggaatcgcccgcagcaagaacaACATCATTGAGATATAcaaagaaaagagtcggcccgagaattgaaccctgtggcacccccatagagactgccagaggaccggacaacatgccctccgatttgacacactgaactctgtctgcaaagtagttggtgaaccaggcaaggcagtcattagaaaaaccgaggctactgagtctgccgataagaatatggtgattgacagagtcgaaagccttggccaggtcaatgaagacggctgcacagtactgtcttttatcgatggcggttatgatattgtttagtaccttgagcgtggctgaggtgcacccgtgaccggctcggaaaccagattgcacagcggagaaggtacggtgggattcgagatgatcagtgatctgtttgttgactaggctttcaaagaccttagataggcagggcaggatggatataggtctgtaacagtttgggtccaaggtgtctccccctttgaagagagggatgactgcggcagctttccaattcttggggatctcagacgatatgaaagagaggttgaacaggctgataataggggttgcgacaatggcggcagatagtatCTAATTATGTATAGAGTTTTGATGGAAttttgttgtgtttgtttgtggaaAGCATGACATCCAGCCGGTGTTATTTTAATCTTAATCTTCAACCCTATGCTGTCTGTCTACAAGTCTAAAATGATTGTATTCATGTTTATGATGAGTCTCACTGCTATATTTATTTTGCCTGTTTCATTCCCTGTTTCATTCCCTGAGGGATGTTTGGTAAACCTTTACTTGGATATTCCCAAGTAGATGTTCAGTAGATGTTCAGTAGATGTTTTAGTAGATGTTTTAGTAGATGTTCAGTAGATGTTTTAGTAGATGTTTTAGTAGATGTTCAGTAGATGTTCAGTAGATGTTTTAGTAGATGTTTAGTAGATGTTCAGTAGATGTTCAGTAGATGTTTTAGTAGATGTTCAGTAGATGTTCAGTAGATGTTCAGTAGATGTTTTAGTAGATGTTTTAGTGGATGTTCAGTAGATGTTCAGTAGATGTTTTAGTAGATGTTCAGTAGATGTTCAGTAGATGTTCAGTAGATGTTTTAGTAGATGTTCAGTAGATGTTCAGTAGATGTTCAGTAGATGTTTTAGTAGATGTTTTAGTAGATGTTCAGTAGATGTTCAGTAGATCATCAATAGATGGTTCAGTACATATTCAGTAGATGGTTCGGTACATGTTCAGTAGATGTTCAATAGATGTTCAGTAGATGTTCAGTAGATGTTCAATAATGTTTCTGTTATGACATCTTTATCATAAGGAAACTATGGCAACTATGGGTGCTAAGGGAGGTGTTCTTCTGATTTGACTTCATGTAAACAGTTATGTGGAATAATAACATTTCACaactgtggctcagttggtagttgCTCTGGatcagagcatctgctaaatgactgtaaTGTTGTTCCTACATGGAGTAGGAGAACAGTAGAATAGGGCTGAGCCATATTGCATCTCTGCCCTGTGTTGAATGCCAGGGCCCATTAACCTATCCTCCTCAcaatatctctcctctcctcctcatgatATCTCTCCTCCTCAtgatatctctcctcctctcctcctcacaatATCTCTCCTCCTCACGATATCTCTCCTCCTCgtgatgtctctcctcctctctaaatgcagcctctttcctcctcttcctcccttgtctaacctcctcttgttctctctattcctctccccaACTCCTTGTTTCTCCTACACTGTACATTCATGAAATCAATTTTGCACATGATTATGCTCAGCCACAGAATGGGATGGAGGTGCTATTTTTAGTCGGccaagggaggagagggagagcagggaagcGAGAGTGAAAAGGGGGTGGGGACAAGTCATTATATTCGTGATGTAGCTGTAGCTGGGGAGAGATTGGAGATCACCAGTTGGTTGGACGCAGCTTGTCTAGAGGCAGCTTGGTTGGAGATCACCAGTTGGTTGGAGGCAGCTTGGCTAGAGGCAGCTTGGTTGGAGATCACCAGTTGGTTGGAGGCAGCTTGGCTAGAggcggagagaggggtgagagcaGGCAACGGAGACGAGCAAACGACACCACCTGAAAGACAGATAAGACACAGGTAAGAAGCTCTGCTATATTCTACATAGAACAGGCAAAGCCAGCCCCCTGGACTGATAGCTATACAAATCGATGGTACGTGCACTGAGGAAATTAAATGGTTATATCAGAGCATGCATGGCCAAGCAATAACTACACTGGCATCTTCTGTTAAAATAGACACACTGATGCTCTATGGATTTTTGTTATATATACACGTTTAAAATGTAATGAATTCAAGTATGTGGGATCTGTAAAGCAGATGTACGTCATTGGAGATGAGGTTATGTAATAGGGATTTGGTTTGTTATGCACTCAGTCCCCTGCCTAATGTAGTTTAGTAACACTGGCTGACTGTTCATTTTCCAGTCTGGCTTCTTGACCACTGTATCTGAGACATAATGAGTTGTTCATGAGACATAATGAGTTGTTCCTGAGACATAATGAGTTGTTCATGAGACATAATGAGTTGTTCCTGAGACATAATGAGTTGTTCATGAGACATAATGAGTTGTTCCTGAGACATAATGAGTTGTTCATGAGACATAATGAGTTGTTCATGAGACATAATGAGTTGTTCATGAGACATAATGAGTTGTTTCTGAGACATAATGAGTTGTTCATGAGACATAATGAGTTGTTCATGAGACATAATGAGTTGTTCATGAGACATAATGAGTTGTTCCTGAGACATAATGAGTTGTTCATGAGACATAATGAGTTGTTCCTGAGACATAATGAGTTGTTCCTGAGACATAATGAGTTGTTCCTGAGACATAATGAGTTGTTCATGAGACATAATGAGTTGTTCCTGAGACATAATGAGTTGTTCCTGAGACAACATGAGTTGTTCCTGAGACATAATGAGTTGTTTCTGAGACATAATGAGTTGTTTCTGAGACAACATGAGTTGTTCATGAGACATAATGAGTTGTTCCTGAGACATAATGAGTTGTTCCTGAGACAACATGAGTTGTTCCTGAGACATAATGAGTTGTTTCTGAGACATAATGAGTTGTTTCTGAGACAACATGAGTTGTTCCTGAGACATAATGAGTTGTTCATGAGACATAATGAGTTGTTCCTGAGACATAATGAGTTGTTTCTGAGACATAATGAGTTGTTTCTGAGACAACATGAGTTGTTCCTGAGACAACATGAGTTGTTCCTGAGACATAATGAGTTGTTCCTGAGACAACATGAGTTGTTCCTGAGACATAATGAGTTGTTCATGAGACATAATGAGTTGTTCCTGAGACATAATGAGTTGTTTCTGAGACATAATGAGTTGTTTCTGAGACAACATGAGTTGTTCCTGAGACATAATGAGTTGTTCATGAGACATAATGAGTTGTTCCTGAGACATAATGAGTTGTTTCTGAGACATAATGAGTTGTTTCTGAGACAACATGAGTTGTTCCTGAGACAACATGAGTTGTTCCTGAGACATAATGAGTTGTTCATGAGACATAATGAGTTGTTCCTGAGACATAATGAGTTGTTTCTGAGACATAATGAGTTGTTCCTGAGACATAATGAGTTGTTTCTGAGACAACATGAGTTGTTTCTGAGACAACATGAGTTGTTCCTGAGACATAATGAGTTGTTTCTGAGACATAATGAGTTGTTCATGAGACATAATGAGTTGTTCCTGAGACATAATGAGTTGTTCATGAGACATAATGAGTTGTTCATGAGACATAATGAGTTGTTCCTGAGACATAATGAGTTGTTCCTGAGACATAATGAGTTGTTTCTGAGACATAATGAGTTGTTCCTGAGACATAATGAGTTGTTTCTGAGACATAATGAGTTGTTTCTGAGACAACATGAGTTGTTCCTGAGACATAATGAGTTGTTTCTGAGACATAATGAGTTGTTTCTGAGACATAATGAGTTGTTTCTGAGACAACATGAGTTGTTCCTGAGACATAATGAGTTGTTTCTGAGACATAATGAGTTGTTTCTGAGACATAATGAGTTGTTTCTGAGACAACATGAGTTGTTCCTGAGACATAATGAGTTGTTTCTGAGACATAATGAGTTGTTCATGAGACATAATGAGTTGTTCCTGAGACATAATGAGTTGTTCATGAGACATAATGAGTTGTTCATGAGACATAATGAGTTGTTCCTGAGACATAATGAGTTGTTCCTGAGACATAATGAGTTGTTTCTGAGACATAATGAGTTGTTCCTGAGACATAATGAGTTGTTCCTGAGACATAATGAGTTGTTCCTGAGACAACATGAGTTGTTCCTGAGACATAATGAGTTGTTCCTGAGACATAATGAGTTGTTCCTGAGACATAATGAGTTGTTCCTGAGACATAATGAGTTGTTCCTGAGACATAATGAGTTGTTCCTGAGACATAATGAGTTGTTTCTGAGACAACATGAGTTGTTCCTGAGACAACACGAATTGTTCCTGAGACATAATGAGTTGTTCCTGAGACATAATGAGTTGTTTCTGAGACAACATGAGTTGTTCCTGAGACAACATGAGTTGTTCCTGAGACATAATGAGTTGTTCCTGAGACATAATGAGTTGTTCCTGAGACATAATGAGTTGTTCCTGAGACATAATGAGTTGTTTCTGAGACAACATGAGTTGTTCCTGAGACAACATGAGTTGTATCTGAGACATAATGAGTTGTTCCTGAGACATAATGAGTTGTTCCTGAGACATAATGAGTTGTTCCTGAGACATAATGAGTTGTTCCTGAGACATAATGAGTTGTTCCTGAGACATAATGAGTTGTTTCTGAGACATAATGAGTTGTTCCTGAGACATAATGAGTTGTTCCTGAGACATAATGAGTTGTTCCTGAGACATAATGAGTTGTTCCTGAGACAACATgaggaggatagggagggagTGGAATAATGGGTCCTAAAATGGAGAGCTGTGTCATGTTGCCCTCAAGAAAAGGAAAGGTGGTAGTGTAAGCCCACCCAAAGTTCATTTTTGAATTTTTGTTCTTACGTATTTATTTGTGTGTGggaatatatttttgttgttagGTGGGTGGACTATGTGTGCGTTTGTATGTGTGCCCACTTTGCTCTCCTATTGCATTGTAATACGAGCACACCCTGAGATGTGGTGAGGGAgaggttaccatggagacaggCTCAGCACATCTTCCTGTAAACGATTGCACATACGCACTTTCAAAACGCATGTTACACTTTGCCTGTATTTTAATTTAGCCTCTATTCAATTAACTAGATGATAATTGATCATTCATGCCATAATTATCATGGCATTGCTTACATTTGACCAAATCCAAGCTTTACAAAAACAAAATATCTCAATCATTCCGAGGCTCTTCCCAGAGACTGATCtgaccagcctctctctccctcctgttcccaGGCATGCGTCCCCGCTCCAGACTCCTGGCTAAGAGGGGCCTACCCACCATCAGGGAGGGATATGAGGAGCTGGTCCAGGACATGAACCAGGCCAACagcctccacctccctccccatgGCCAggtccactcctctctgtctacccAGGACTACTTCCTGTCCATCTGTCAGCTCGCCTGCCCAACCTTCCCCCTGGCCCAACCTGACTGTGACATCCTCACTGTAGGCTCGATGGCCTCTCTGAGGCCCTGCCTGAGGCTGCACAGACTGAGGGACCCTGTGCCACTCTGTCAGCCTCTGATTTCCAACGTCAGCCACCACACACAGTTAGAGCAGGAGGAGAGTCAAAGTGAGTGTAGTGGCCCAGAGAGAGTGGTGAATGTCAGCTCAGGTCAGACCTCCAGTAGggttctccccagtgtctctgACCCCCTAGAGTTCATCTACGGTCATGGGGAGGCACTCCTCTTAGCTGCCTGTCGCGCCCCTGACTCACAGGGCTGtaagggtgaggggagagagagtgtgacccAGCTTCGATCACAACCCCAGCCATGCGCCGACAGTTTCCCACGCATGTGTTCCGCGCCTCTGATACAGCACAAAGGCAGCTGCCCTGAGCTCTGCCTGATGGACCCCTCTGACCAAGAGAAGCAAAACCCTGACCCTGCTCCACCACAAACATTATCATCAGACCAGCAGAAACCTGATGCCTCCAGCCCACTCTCCTGGAGGTTCCAGAACGACTCAGACAGGGCCCCTGCTGGTGGGAGGGGGAAGTGCACTCGCTACATGGACAAACACACAATGGTATCACACTGGATCGCTGACTGTCGCTCGGCCTGGAGAGAAGCCAGAGTCAGGGTGTGCATGCTTCCTGCCATAGCAGAGATGTAGACACATAGATCAGGTACAACCCTGTTAAGCCCTGCTGAGTATTGTACATAATGGATCCTTGATGTACTATACGTCCCACTTGATTGGTATGTTTGGACAATGCAGGCCCATATTGCAACATCTTCTCCTCAATGACTTTTCAGGCCTGACCTTTTTGTTTTACAGTTTGTAATTTAAGACATATTGTAAACTAGCGTATGCCTCACAAAATATCACAGTCGGTGGAAAGTTGATCATGCCTATAGAAGACATCAACGTTAGGGTAGCCTCTGGAATCCAGGCTTCTTACAGTAGTTGAACGAGACAGGATTTTGAAAGACTAGTATTTGGGTGAATAAAGATATGTGGAAAATATGCTGAATTTTCCATGATCATGTACAAAGATCTATCATTAAAAAACATGACGGATCCTAATCTTTCCGGTGTAGCGAGTGAGTGATTCCATAACTATCGCACTCCGTTCTTTGCTAATGATAACTCTGGTCAAACCCAGTTGGCAGCTAAAACAGGAAAACCATTCTAATTTGAGAGTTTCATAACAAATGAAAGAAGTGTTAGAATCAGAACTGAAGAAAATGTGATCCTACAGCTAGTTCAGGCTCCCTATAGCAGAGTATTTAAACTCAGATTACTCCCAGTGGTTCTGAAAATGTTTCTTGTGATTTCCTCTCCCCTGTATGATATATGAGTTATGCAATGACAATGTAGGTGTGTGCAAAACTGAGCAGTCTATTTCAATCTTCCACTTACTAAAGCCATGATGAAATAGTACAGATATTTTGAATCATATCATGTAATTCCCACTGAGTGAAACAGCATGTGAGATTGTTGTATTTGACTTTTTGATTGTGTGTTCTAATGGTCCTCCATGTTGTACAGTGTCTGTCAAAATATATCAATTGAAAGAAAACAATATTATCGTTGACTTGTAAATGGTTGAGAGTTCAAtcatgctcccgagtggcgcagctgtctaaggcactgtattgcagtgctagaggtgtcactacacaCCCGGGTTTGTTTCCAGGCTATGTCACAACCGGcccatgatcgggagtcccatagggaggagcacaattggcccagcactgttggggttaggggagggtttggccgggggtggGAGGCCGTcatggtaaataagaatttgttcttaactgacttgtctggttaaaAAAAAATTTGATCATTTATAGTACGGCTTTTGTACCTCTTTCCATTGTTGACCAGTAATCGAATAAATGATGTGTTTCACCCTGCCTGTGATTGTCTGTCAATATGCTCCAAAACATAGACCTTTGCACTTCTCTTAAATAATTCTCAATAATCTTTCCTTAAAATAAGTTGAAgttgaaaaaaaaaactgttgGTCTCCACACGTTGTTATTGGATTGTagacatttgggggggggggctaaagTTTACAATGTTAATTAAGAACATGAAAACAAATGGCAAGGACAAAGTGATTGGCACCAAGGAGCTAATACCTGATTAAACAGTCTTTGGCGAAGATGAACTTGCTGCACCTTTCTACTGCCAATTTGGCCCAGTCTTCAGCTGCAAACTGTTACAGTTCTTCAGTGTTGAGTGGGGTCATCCACTAACTGCTGTTTTCAGATCTTGCCACAGGTTTATGATTCAGATCTGGACTCATCGCTGGCCACTCCAGTGTTTATTCTCGAACCATTCCTGGGTGCTTTCAGATGTGTGtctgggttgttgtcctgctggaagacaCACACAAACTTCAACACAGACCCATTTGTTGGTCTCCAAAACATCTTGATAATCTGCTGATTTCATAATGTCTTGCACACATTTAAGGCCCCCAGTACCAgaggcagcaaagcaaccccacatcATTATCGGACCTCCCCCATGTTTGATTGTAGGGAGGGTGTTATTTTCTTTGAATGCTTATAGTGCTTCTAGCATTATACTGCAAGATTAACAATATGGGTGGCAGTTCAGTCCAGTATCTTCAGTGAGATTTATAGCATGGTAAATAACAGATTAGAAATTCCTGGAATTAACCAGGGATgttatttatatataaaaaagaAAGGGAATTAGATTACAATGTATATAAAACGTAGTTTCAAGACCTCTATGTGCAAGCCCTGTTATGGACATTGCTATCTGAATATCAACGGTATCCGTCCAATGGTAGATTTGTGCAAACAAGTCACACAGTGCCCCCAGTGACAGGAGTCAGGACataacaatcaaatcaaatgaaataaaaTGGTATTGCATTTGTCACATTTGTCGAATACAACAGACTTCGATTTTACCGTCCACTTGGGTTGTTATATTCTCGCGAGACT
The Oncorhynchus gorbuscha isolate QuinsamMale2020 ecotype Even-year linkage group LG20, OgorEven_v1.0, whole genome shotgun sequence DNA segment above includes these coding regions:
- the LOC124007068 gene encoding uncharacterized protein LOC124007068; translated protein: MRPRSRLLAKRGLPTIREGYEELVQDMNQANSLHLPPHGQVHSSLSTQDYFLSICQLACPTFPLAQPDCDILTVGSMASLRPCLRLHRLRDPVPLCQPLISNVSHHTQLEQEESQSECSGPERVVNVSSGQTSSRVLPSVSDPLEFIYGHGEALLLAACRAPDSQGCKGEGRESVTQLRSQPQPCADSFPRMCSAPLIQHKGSCPELCLMDPSDQEKQNPDPAPPQTLSSDQQKPDASSPLSWRFQNDSDRAPAGGRGKCTRYMDKHTMVSHWIADCRSAWREARVRVCMLPAIAEM